AAGGTTGTATAGGTCATGATATCTTCGATGTAGCACTTCCCTAAAATCATCATCGGATAGTAGGTCTCTGGCAAAATCAAATCCACCGCCTAAGATAGGTTTGCCGGAGTCTGAGACTGGACTCCATGTGTGCTGATAATCATACATGCCGTCTGCTGGAACTGAGAGTAGTGCCTCTTTTAGGCTTTGCACAGGGACAAATTGGGTTTTTCTGTATCTTGGGGGTGTTAGATTTCTAACGCATTCGGGTCGCAGAATGTGTTCAGTTAAGGTGACACCGTGGCAGAGAGACTGTATTGTGGGTATTATGAGCTGCTGAAAGAGTCTTAAGGTTTCTGTCAAATTATGAGTGGAGCACGCAAGGACGTTGATATAGTAGCCCAATTGCCCTCCAAGCTCTACTCTGACGTGGATGCCATTGATGTTAATTGAGATAAGGTACTTCTCAAGACTGTAAGTTGCCCCATGTTGATTCCTTACTCCCATGATTCTATTGTGGAGATGCACCTGGTTTCAAATAAATGAAATTTGGTTACATACTTGGGACTTGGAGATGGTGCAGGTATGTTTCCCTCTCAAAAGTTGCAAATTTAGGAGTTCGAAAAGCAAGTTTGGTGGGTTCATATCTTCGTTTAGCATTTATGTTTGGTCTTGGGAAGCATGAAACCTCTATATGTGATTCTCTGTGTTAAACAGAACAGAAAATTAGGGTGTATGGACAATTAAACATCAATGATAACACTCAGAACTACAATATATTTCCTATCAGACCGTGCTGATAGTGATATCCAATCACATCCTGTTGATGACCTAGATCGAggaaatttttcttttaaaagttaTGTAAATCTACTAAACTCATTATGAGTGTTAGTTAAATATTGCTTAATGAGTTAATGTTCATCACTTCGTAGTCTCTCTTAGGAAAGCTCATTTTACTTCTTACATGTGCTATGTAAACTGGAAATTGGTGAGAAGAACAAGAACTGTAAAGAGTGAAAAGTTAATCGAATTCCTCTTGCCTGTAAGCGGGGAAAGAAGCCTGGTGTGAGGAACATATGGCTGGAATCATCACATTCCAGATGTCGCCCTGCATAGACACAGTCCGGTGTGCTTAACAGCCATCTCTGTGGCCTCCCCCGGCCTTCTTCCAAAATGGAGGGGATTAGTAGCAATGAATTTGCATCCGTTGGATCTTGTTCATAACAAAGTTCCAGTTTCAGCATCATTCTCACAAGATCACTCGTATCTAAATTCTCAAAAACCTTTGAACTCATCCCTGGAATCTGGCTCTGCAAACTTCCTTTAAGAATCCTCTCCAATTCTTTCCTGCTTATAAACCCATTATTCTCCGTCGAGTTTTGCTTTCTAACGTCTAGTCTTATCAGTTGACCAAGCACTTCACCACAGAACCACTCGCAATCCAGGATAAGAAACCCCAGTTCATCAAAATATATCACCTCCCCTATATGATGAAGGCAATTAGCTGTAGCCCGCCTCCTCATCTCCACCCTACCCTTGTTATCGTGTCTTGAGCGAATTCTTAAGGATGGAACTCTAACCTGGCATAGATCAGCGAACTCATTCCACCTCATTGCTGGCTTGTTAGAATTCTCTGACCTCCAATCTGATAGAATCTGTATCAGATCATTGCAAATCTCATAAACTCTAGGGACTCTTTGGAGCACTGTTTTACTTGTTTTGCGAAGGTGATGAGTGAGTTTACTCACAGATGCTGATGATCTAGCATCAACTGTAAACACTGTCGGGTAGAATTCGACAAAGCCGTGGAATTTATCTCTTAATCTCTGAATTGAATTTACGGTCTCCTGAAAATTCTGTGACTGTTGATTGACTTTGTCGTAGTGAGTGAGCACTATGGTTACATTTGGTAGCATGCACTGTTGGACTGCTTTTCTTGAATTGGAAACTATGTACCTTAGCCAATATTGGAGGTCTTCTTCGATCTCATTTGGGGTTTTGGGTTCTCTGTTGTTGGGTTTTCTAAACAGACTGGATATGATGAGGAAAAACGAGGCACTGCCATGCCCTGGGAACATGAGATCATGGAGGGAGTAGAACTCATGCTGACCACCAAGGTTCCATATGGAAATCTTTGTGTCTTCGTCTTTGAAAGTTTTTATCGTCATTCCAACCGTTCTAACTGCTTGCTCAACTGGCTTCACTATAGTTCTAACTGCTTGATCCATGTAGGGTAGCTTTGAAGAAGAGAAGTTCTGAGATACGGAATTGCATAATGTAGTTTTACCTGCACAATAAAACAAAGAGAAGGATGATGGTCAAAATATATACATCACATGGACTGGGGTATGAGTCTCGGTTAGAGCTGTGTGTGTCCAAGCGTCAAACTTTCCTAGACTTGTATCTTGGGATATCTTAATATGTGTCCAAAATACAGGTATCGGTAAAGGGACACATCTTAAACAATAACTTGTATCATTTCTTATGCATCATGTTCAGAAATTATATTGAAAATAGTTAAATGTACTTCAAATCAAATGGGATGCCGAGAAACATGGAATTTGTATGTCCTGTCTATGTGAAAGGCACGAAATGTTTCTTTTCTAGATATATGGGCTTCGCAAGATCTGTCCAAATTGGGTATGGGTGTATGACACATATCCCACAGCCAGATATCTGTCAGACAGGGTTACCCATGGGGAAAACAGAAGAGTACATGTGACGCAAAACTTACCAGCATTTTCTTGGCCGCAGAAGAATACTCGGCAACTTTTGGGCACCACCATTGGCATGTCCTTGAGCAAATCTGTTTCTGCTTCTGTTTCTGTCCTCCCATTCTGACCCAGTTTCTGGTAAATCCCTTCTGTCTTCCCAGAATTCTGCAGCGGCGTTCTTGCGAGATCAAGTTCTTCGATCCAGGGATTCACTTGCAACGTCTCCATTATTACTTGTAGCACCAAATCCCCATTCACTCCTTTGCAGCCTTGAAAAGACAAGCGCCTTAAACTGGCATTCCTCTCCAAGCTCTTGAAGATTTTAACAAAATCTTCTGGCCTTAAACCTTCATCATCGTATACCCCCATCCTTGTCACGGTTTGATTGGTCGTCAGCATCTGTAAAACAGCTGCAAGACCTCCCCTTCCCATCTTTGTTTTCCCACCTCCAAAAGTTACTGCCTTTATTGTTGTATTTGCTTGACATTGCAAAGTGGAGAATCTGCTCAAGGGGCAGAGTAAATGTTCCACGCCAATACCACCAAACCAGTTTCCATCAAGATATAAACTTTGCAAGCTCTGATTCTTGAAAAGTCCAGCTGCAACATAAACAACTCCCTTGTCTTTTAAACAGGTTTTTGACAGATTTACCTCTTTCAGACTCCGGTTCTGCTCCAAAACCCATCGGAACTCCTTGGCCCACCGAGATTTCAGGCGGACCCCAGTCAAGTCCAGTGACTTAACCGTTGAGTTCCACCCGAGGGCACAAGCAACCCGGCAAGACCCTGCCACATCAAGCTTGTAAATCCTCAGTGTGCTGTTTTCAGGTACGAACTCAACCACTTTGGAACTTTTTTCTCCTTGTTCTCCGCTCCATACATGAACTTCCATGGCTCTATTCCTTGCTAAAACAGCAGATATTAGTGGGGTTGCTGTTATCGAACTTGAATCGAAAATTGTCAACAGCTTCAGTGTAGGATTCACTTCTATCATCTTTGAGAGCTCCTCTGCTCCTTTAGACCGAATAGAGTCTTCCCATATTTGCAACTCTTCCAAACTATTGTTCACCTTTAGAGCTGAAGCAAGGAGGCTAGCTCCAACTGACCCAATTCCCGATTCTGAAAACATGATTTCTTTAACTACACCATTTCTCTTCACTATTTCTGATAACTCATATAAGCACTCCGTGTTAAACCTGTTTCGTCTAAACACGATTTGCTTGATGCCTGTGTTATTCTCCAGTAATGCCCCGAGATTGTGTATTTGCTGCAACTCCCAATTAACTTGGTGAAACTCCAAGTTTCGCAGCGACAAGTTAGTCGTCTTGGATGTTCCTAAAACTGTCAAGAGGTGAGAGAATTGGGAAAGCCCATCGTTTGAAATGTTTATGTTGATGGAGTTTTCTGTTTCTTGGAAACAAGCTGAAGTTGGTTGAGAGAGGTAGAAGGAGATGCTGTGCAGATTGAGGGTCTCGGATTTCGTTGCCTGAAGAAACCATTGAAGATCTTTGGTAGTCTGGCTTGTTGACATTGTTGGTGTGGTGAGAACTCTTTGCAGGTTTAGGGAACTAAAATGTGCTTTGCAGTTGCACACAGAGATAAAAAGGAACCATTAAGGTAAATTTCAAGGTCAAGAATCAAGATTGTCTGAGGAAGcccctttttgaaaaatagggATCAGAAGATGTTCTTTGATTATACATTGGGATGAGAGAAGCCGTGAATATATAAGCAGAAAATGTtttttgattatatattcacgGTTCTGCGCAATCTTGgctgtccaaaaatattttggacgatccggactaaaaacaatctattaacggattaccgttaatagattgttttcCGTTCATggattgtttttaatccgaatcgtccaaaacacttttggacggtcgaaATTGAGCGCCGTAAACTTTATTCACGAAATTCACTGTTCTTTCGTGAATAAGATTTTCTCTATTGGATATGGGTAAATAAAAGGCATCCCTTGTTGCTTTTTCGGTGGAATGACAGCGTTTTGGAACTTTTTTCTATTATGGACTGTTACTATTCTTTAAGAATGTCATCTTTCAAAAGAATGATGCAGAAGTGGCAATTTTTTCATCTTGAGGAGTCATTATTTCAAAGTGAGAAATCCAGAACTCTACATGCCTTTTGTATGTATTGCTTTAGTATTAAACCCTCTATGCCTCTGAACTACTTTAAATACTCTTTGTGCCTACCGTAAGAATGGAGTAGATCTACAGCTGATAACCGATGTGAAGCTCTAATATGCTGCTCTTCTGCATTATGGAATCAGGTAACTGTGCGTGTAAGCTGACTCGTacactttattaaaaaaaaagaaagagatgagtttctttcttttggtcCTATCTGCATCACAGAGGTGAATTAAAGAtgtttcaacttttttttgaacttttaggCTGTTAAAAGTCCAACTgctctctatttttttccttctattccCACTGAAGAATGGGGAATCCAATAAAGCAGAACGAAAAGGCAACCGAGTATTGGACAAGTTAACCTTCTTTAAGGGATCTTAATCATGTTGACAATGACAGAGGTTTAATTAATGAAGGCAGGCATATTTGGACGCCTtttagaaaaaatgaaaaatgaccTCATTTATTCTTCATACTACTTCTCAAGGCACATAGTCATTGCCAAGAGGCTCCAACGGCATCAGGGTGGGTGCACTTAGGTACCAAGAGAAAGGAAGTTGGAGTTCAACTTGTCTTTTAAAGTGTTAACCTAACTTTTTTAATAATACTGTTCTAAGAAAAGAAGTAGATCCATTTTCTCCAGCTATGCTACCATGTGTGAGAACAAACTCGCATTTTCAATTTCCTTACGAACAGGCATGAGATGATTCCAGTTTATTGTTCTAAACAATTGAATTTAATTACTAACTCATAAGACACAGTATTCAAAACTTGTTAGCAAGTTCAGAAATTTGGGTTCCGATGtaagttttttactttttagattcctttcgtcatgacaaagcaataatccataaaaaaaaatggcgaAAAAGTAACGCATGCAaaaaaaatagtccaaattgcttatttagccaaacaacCCCTTTAGTCTTGGTCTGTCAGGCATATTGAAGACATGCGAGGTTTAGGATCATTAAACAGCATGGTGGTCTTGGATCATAAACCTTGCAACTCGAAACACGATTTCATCAGAACATTATTAACGAGCACgttttaaaattaattatcaaTAAGCTGATAAAAAAAGCAgaaattgaaaagtttcaaTCCCCACACAAGAAAACGTACCTTTTCTGttataattttgaatttttttttgtttgaaatttcaGAAAGATCTTCATGAGCGGATCAGCAAAACATACAATTAATGGTCACATTTAAAAGCAATTTTCATAGTAGAAAAAttaagttatatttttttttggaaataattAGTATATCTCAGaagcttttgaaagaaaagtAGTATTTTGGGGTCACTTGaacgattttaaaaaattagtttggacCTATTTGAATTGTTTTTGGACTTGAAATGAAGGTAGGCCTACCTCAGGCCCAATCAAGTCCAAGAAGCCCCAAGGGCCCAACTTaacaatccaatttttttgaccCAAAAGTTGAATCTCTCGGACCGATGATCTGATCCCCGGTGGTGTTGCCTCCATAGATAAACACGCTAATCTTGTTGATGCCATAGAAATGAGAAacttttcagtgccgagcgggtattgCCTACGTGGCACCCGCTCGGCGCACCCGAGCCGTCCGATACATTtttaaacggctcggattaaaACCCTCTTTTTCCTTccatcccaacactttctctctccaaatctgagtcaTTCAAAAAcgaaatggacggctcggatggccgagcgggcaccacgtggtacccgctcggcactgaaattttttcccgtAGAAATAGAGCAAACACAACCCCCAAGAATTGCACGAGAATTCCCAACCGGTATACAGAGAAAGAACCATTTTGATGGTCATAACAATCGAAAAGGATGAAAGGAAATTCAAGAAGTAATATCAATGAAACCTTCTTCTGGTTATTGATTACAACATTCAAGACAGTCAAACATCTGAGAGATTGCTTAATCCTTGTTTATTAAACACAAATAGATCAAATTCAAGCTGTCCAACAGGGGCAAACAAAATAAGGAAGTTCCGATTCAAACAAGCTATCCCATGATTTCACCAATCCAGCACGAAAACCACAGTAAGTCCTACTCCTACCTAAATGTAGTGAATAAATCA
The sequence above is drawn from the Rhododendron vialii isolate Sample 1 chromosome 6a, ASM3025357v1 genome and encodes:
- the LOC131329632 gene encoding protein TORNADO 1; translated protein: MSTSQTTKDLQWFLQATKSETLNLHSISFYLSQPTSACFQETENSININISNDGLSQFSHLLTVLGTSKTTNLSLRNLEFHQVNWELQQIHNLGALLENNTGIKQIVFRRNRFNTECLYELSEIVKRNGVVKEIMFSESGIGSVGASLLASALKVNNSLEELQIWEDSIRSKGAEELSKMIEVNPTLKLLTIFDSSSITATPLISAVLARNRAMEVHVWSGEQGEKSSKVVEFVPENSTLRIYKLDVAGSCRVACALGWNSTVKSLDLTGVRLKSRWAKEFRWVLEQNRSLKEVNLSKTCLKDKGVVYVAAGLFKNQSLQSLYLDGNWFGGIGVEHLLCPLSRFSTLQCQANTTIKAVTFGGGKTKMGRGGLAAVLQMLTTNQTVTRMGVYDDEGLRPEDFVKIFKSLERNASLRRLSFQGCKGVNGDLVLQVIMETLQVNPWIEELDLARTPLQNSGKTEGIYQKLGQNGRTETEAETDLLKDMPMVVPKSCRVFFCGQENAGKTTLCNSVSQNFSSSKLPYMDQAVRTIVKPVEQAVRTVGMTIKTFKDEDTKISIWNLGGQHEFYSLHDLMFPGHGSASFFLIISSLFRKPNNREPKTPNEIEEDLQYWLRYIVSNSRKAVQQCMLPNVTIVLTHYDKVNQQSQNFQETVNSIQRLRDKFHGFVEFYPTVFTVDARSSASVSKLTHHLRKTSKTVLQRVPRVYEICNDLIQILSDWRSENSNKPAMRWNEFADLCQVRVPSLRIRSRHDNKGRVEMRRRATANCLHHIGEVIYFDELGFLILDCEWFCGEVLGQLIRLDVRKQNSTENNGFISRKELERILKGSLQSQIPGMSSKVFENLDTSDLVRMMLKLELCYEQDPTDANSLLLIPSILEEGRGRPQRWLLSTPDCVYAGRHLECDDSSHMFLTPGFFPRLQVHLHNRIMGVRNQHGATYSLEKYLISININGIHVRVELGGQLGYYINVLACSTHNLTETLRLFQQLIIPTIQSLCHGVTLTEHILRPECVRNLTPPRYRKTQFVPVQSLKEALLSVPADGMYDYQHTWSPVSDSGKPILGGGFDFARDLLSDDDFREVLHRRYHDLYNLALELHVPPENNPDEPDHAQSTSEEKVEPTFGGIAKGVEAVLQRLKIIEQEIRDLKQEIQGLRYYEHRLLIELHHKVNYLVNYNVQLEERKVPNMFYFVKTENYSRRLVTIMISGMNAVRLHMLCEFRQEMHVVEDQLGCEMMQVDNMAVKCLAPYMKKFMTLLTFALKIGAHLATGMGQMIPDLSREVAHLADSSLLYGAAGAVGAGAMGAAAAGSRNRSRDSRDIQQDQRTAQQWVIDFLRDRRCSSGRDIAEKFGLWRVRYRDSGQIAWICRRHMHTRANEVIEVPI